One part of the Ornithodoros turicata isolate Travis chromosome 2, ASM3712646v1, whole genome shotgun sequence genome encodes these proteins:
- the LOC135384842 gene encoding uncharacterized protein LOC135384842, protein MPHHAVRRDRETTKVRIVFDISSKAPGMESLNDLLDPGPNLNPDIVQLLLMFRSLEIAMNADIEKAFLQILLGSRDLDFLLFFWYSTLPSTQGELPPVELWRMTRVPFGETSSLFLLSATIYHYLQLQESAFPSTIARLKERFYVDDLLTGACDLYEATRVFEETLKIFDAASMPVRNWIINAGPLQQTFVNRGVTRTATTVKVLAITWNTIDDELSCSLASVLDFFSVKRDTKRYVLQGV, encoded by the coding sequence ATGCCTCACCATGCCGTAAGGAGGGACCGTGAAACAACGAAAGTTCGTATCGTCTTCGATATCAGTTCTAAAGCGCCCGGGATGGAATCTCTGAATGACCTTTTGGACCCCGGACCCAACCTCAATCCTGATATTGTGCAACTCCTGCTCATGTTCCGATCTTTGGAAATTGCCATGAATGCTGATATTGAAAAGGCTTTCCTGCAGATTCTCCTCGGTAGTCGTGACCTAGATTTCCTGCTGTTTTTCTGGTACAGCACTCTACCCTCTACACAAGGAGAGCTACCACCTGTGGAACTATGGCGCATGACTCGTGTACCCTTTGGCGAAACTTCGAGCCTTTTCTTGCTGTCTGCCACTATTTATCATTATCTGCAGCTGCAGGAGTCTGCCTTCCCGTCGACGATAGCAAGACTGAAAGAGCGATTTTATGTTGACGACCTTCTCACCGGTGCTTGTGATCTTTACGAGGCCACTCGGGTGTTTGAAGAGACACTTAAAATCTTCGATGCTGCCAGCATGCCTGTGCGCAACTGGATCATCAATGCAGGCCCCCTTCAGCAAACCTTCGTAAACAGAGGTGTCACCAGAACAGCGACTACCGTCAAAGTGCTAGCCATTACTTGGAACACCATTGATGACGAACTTTCATGTTCCCTCGCCTCCGTTCTCGATTTTTTTAGCGTCAAGAGAGATACGAAGCGGTATGTTTTGCAAGGTGTCTGA